The Amycolatopsis sp. NBC_01480 genome segment CGGAACTCGCCCGACTTGTCCTTGTACAGCTCGAACTTCCCAGCCATGATCTTCTCCTCTTCGATTTATTACGGAACTTCACGTCGCGCCCGGCCGATTGATTGTTACGGAATACGGTCGAAGAGATTTCAGAAAGCGCTTTCCCGATTATCAGAGAAGAATATTACCAACCAACTATTTACACGGTAAAGGAAAACCGGCGCACGGGGCAACCGTGCGCCGGCTCTTCACCGGAGAGCGGCCTCAGCCCTCGACCAGCTCCCACTCCGCACCCGGAGCCTCGCGGTCGAAAACCTGACCCGGCGCCGCCTGCAGCACGTTCACGACGTCCGGGTAAAGCCGCACGACGTGTTCCAACTCCATGCCCTCGACCTCGAAATCCTCGGCTTCCGGGACCTCGAAGCCGACGAACAGCCAGGTGCCGTCGGTTTCCCGGACTACCTGGCGGACGGCGCGGGCCGGGGCGTCCGGGCCTGTTCCGACCTCGGCGAGGCCGGTGCTGAGCTGCACTTCCTCGACCGGGGAGCCGGGGTGTTGCCAGGCGGCGACGCGCGTTTCGCGGATCGCGACGTCCTCGGCCTCGTCGTCGGAGTCCGCGACGGAGCTGAGGAGCCAGGTGGCGCGGTCCGGGTCCCAGTCCGCGGCCATCCCCGGCGGCAGGTCGGCCAGCGCCTTGAGTTGCGGGATCCGCTCGACCGCCTCGCGCAGGCGCAGGGCGCCGAACTGCTCGCGGTTGACGTCCATGTCCTCGTCGAACTCGGCGCCATCGCTGATGAACCAGTCGTCGTCATCGTCGAGGACGACAAAAGCCAGCTGGTCGGGGTCCTCGATCAGCGCGTGCGCGAAGATCACCGGAGACTCCGGATCCTGTCGCAGCGGCCATTCGGTCGACATGCTCACTCCCCGCGTAGTTCCGGTGTGTGCGCACATCCCACCAGACCGGCGGCCCGGCCGCGCGCACCGCCTCACCGAACGGCGCGCGGCCCCGGATCACCGCACGTCAGGCAGTAATTCCACGCCAGTTGGATTATCGTCATGGGCATGGTGCTGCCAGAACGTCTCGCCCGCTTCAACCGCGTGGTGACAAACCGGATCTCGGGGCCGTTTGTCGGGTGGCTGCCCGGCTTCGGCCTGCTCGTGCACAAAGGGCGCCGCTCCGGCAAGGAGTTCCGGACGCCGCTGAACGTGTTCCGCACCGAAGACGGCTTCGCCGTGGCGCTGACCTACGGCCCCGGCGCCGACTGGGTCAAGAACGTGCTGGCCGCGGGTGGCGCGGAGATCATCACGCGGCACCGAAAATACCGCGTCACCGATCCGGAACTCGTGCATGATGAGTCCCGCCGGGCGATGCCGACACCGGTTCGGCAGTTCCTCGGCCTGCTCGACGTTCAGGATTTCCTGCTGGTCAAACGGGAGTGAGGGGGAGCGGATGCTCACCGGGGAACTGGTCCGGCTGCGGGCGCTGGAGTCGTCGGACGCCGAGTCGTTGTACCGCTGGGTCAACGACTGGGAGCTCGGCCAGTGGCTGACCAGCGGCCACCCGCGCTCACTCGACCAGATCCGCAAACGCTGCGAGGACCGCAAGGTCAACACGTACGAACTCGTGGTGCTGGGCATCGAGAAGATCGCCGACGGCAAGCTGCTCGGCGTCGTCGACCTGCGTGACGCCGAGCCCGAGCAGGGCCGCGCCGAGGTCGACATCTACATCGGCGACAAGGACCACTGGGACGGCGGCTACGGCACCGAAGCGCTGCGGCTGATGTGCAATTACGGCTTCACGATGATGCGCCTGCACCTGATCGCGCTGTGGGTGGTCGCGGAGAACGAGCGCGCCCGCCACGTCTACCGCAAGCTGGGCTTCGTCGAGGACGGCCGGCACCGCGAGTGTTTCCGCGGCCAGGACGGCAAGTACCACGACATGTACCTGATGAGCCTGCTCGAGGGGGAACTCAAGTGAGGGCCCGCTTTTCCGGTCCCGCCGCTCGACCGCTCAGCTGACCAGCCGGCGCGGGGCCTTCCGTCGCCAGGACTCCGTCAGCAGCTCCCGCAGCTGCTGCCCGTCCACCCGGTCCAGGTCGACCAGGATCGAGCCGTGCCCGTCGTAGTGCGGGGTGGTGAAAAACGCCGGATCGCCCGTGGCGAGCAGCGCCGCCTTCTCGTCGAGGCCGCAGAACAGGACGAGCCCGCCCTCGGCCTCGGTCCGCAGCCGCGCGAATCCCTTGCCCGCCACCTTCAACGCGGGGGTGCGGTACCAGGTGGACTCCTCGGTCTCCGGCAGCTCCGCCCCGAGCGCCACCACTTCTTCCCAGGTCGTCATGGCCCCATCGTCGCCGACCGCGCCGCGGTTGTCTTGGAGAAAACGGAACCCCGCCTCGAAGGTGCCGAGGCGGGGTTCCGTGAATCGGGAAACTACGGCGTGACCGTGATCCGGTCCGCCGGCGGCGGCGCGACGCCCGGGTGCGCGCCGAGGTAGGCGATCAGCGCGTCCAGGTCGACCGGCCCGCCCGCCAGGTCGGTGCCCTTCGTGAACTCGGTGAACCCGTCCCCGCCCGCGGCGAGGAAGTTGTTCACCGACACGCGGAACGTCGCGGCCGGGTCCACCGGCGTGCCGTTCACGGTGATGTTCGAGATGCGCGAGCCGACCGGCGCCGACGCCGAGTACGTGTAGTGCAGCGTGCTCGAGATCTGCAGGATCTTGGTGCCGCCCGACTGACCCCACTGCTGCTCCAGCACGTTCTTCAGGTTCGCGCCGGTGAGCGTGATCGTCTGCATGATGTTGGCGAACGGCTGCACGGTGAACGCTTCGCCGTACGTGACCACGCCGTCGCCCTCGCCGTTCGGCGACGAGGCGTAGTTCAGGTCGCCGCGGATGCCGCCGGGGTTGGTGATGGCGATCTGCGCGTTGTTGGCCTTGGTGCCTTCGAGCTGCGCGTCGGCGAGGACGTCGCCGAGCGTCGACTCGCCCGAAGCCGCGCCGGCCGCCTTGAGGTCCGCGGTGATGGTGCCGACCTGCTTGTTCGCGATCGGGGCGGACTTGGTCTTGGCCTCATCGACGAGCTTGGCCACGGCCGGGTCCGGCGTGACGTCGCGGGTGACGATCTCGTTGTGCGCCTTGGTCTGAGACCGCACGACGTCGCGCGTGCGCAGGTCGATCTTCAGGTCCAGGACGGAAAGCAGCCGCCCGAACGAAGCGCCCTGCATCACCGCGCGCGGCTGGCCGGCGGGGTCGTTGATCACGCAGTTGTACTGCTGGTGGCTGTGCCCGGTGAAGATGGCGTCGACCTTGGGGCTGACGTTCTTCGCGATGGTCGCCGCCGGGCCGTCCGCCTGCAGCTTGCAGTCGTTGGGGCCGGAGTTGACCTCGGTGCTGTCGCCCTGGTGCAGCAGCACGACCTGGGCCTTGATGCCGAGCGCGTCGAGCAGGTTCGCGGTGCGGTTGATGGCCTGCACCTCGTCGCCGAACTTCAGGCCCTTGATGGCTTCCGGCGTGACGACGGTGGGCAGGTCCTTCAGCGTGGCACCGATGACGCCGATCGGCACGCCGCCGGAGAACTGGACGGTGAACGGCAGCAGCGCGGGCAGGCCGTTGGTGAAGTACACATTGGACCCGAGGAACGGGAACTTCGCGCCGTCGAAGGAACTGCGGAACTGGCAGCCGTCGGTCTTGTTGCAGCCGCCGAACTGCATGCGCAGCAGTTCCTGGTAGCCCTCGTCGAATTCGTGGTTACCCACCACGGACGCCTTGACGCCGAGCATGTTGAGGAAGTCGATGGTCGGCTCGTCGTGGAAGAGCGCGGAGACCACCGGCGACGCGCCGATGTTGTCACCCGCGGACAGCACCATCGAGTTGCGGACCTGCGACTGCAGCTGCTTCACGTGCGTCGCCAGGTAAGCGGCGCCGCCCGCGTCCACAGTGGAGCCGTCCGACTGCGTCACGCGCCCGCTCGAACCGGCGGGCGGCTCGAGGTTCCCGTGCAGGTCGTTGAACGTGATGATCCGGACGTCCGTGGTCTGGGCCGCCGACGCGGGTGCGCTCGTGACGGCCACCGTCGCCAGTGCGGCCGCGGCGGTGACCGCGAGCCGGGTGAAGAGCCTCATGTTTCCTCCGGTTTCGCGCCCGATGTCCCCTAAACGGGCGCACGGCGTCGCAGTCTGCCCAAAGAGGAGGGTTCGTCACCAGAGGAAAAGGGAGGGCGATAGGGAAATGTCACCCGGCGTTGGCGCTGCCGTCGAGCAGCACGCGCGCGACGACGTCCGGCGCGTCGCTCATGGGCACGTGCCCGCAACCGCGCAGCGTGATCAGGCGAGCCTGCGGAGCGACGGCCTTGAGCGCTTCCGCCTTGGGGCGCGCGAGCACCCGGTCGCGCTCGGCCCACGCGATGGTGACCGGGACGTCGGCGCGGACCGGCCCGGTGAAGTGGAAACCGCCCTTGGCCTGGGCGAGTGTCGGGAGGAACCCTTCGGCGCGGCCGAGCGCGCGAACATCGTCGACGACCACTTGCGGGGTGAGCACCGAGGGGTTGGCGTAGATCAACCCGGTCAGCGCCTTCCGGCCGGCGGCCGTGGTGGCGAGTTGCCGGACGCGCCGCTCGGGCGTGTGCCGGGCGAGCGTGTGGAGGGTGCGCAGGACGGTCAGCGCGTACTGCTGCTGCCACGGCGTCCACAGCCCGGCGGGCGACAGCGCGGTGACGCTGCGGACCAGCCCGGCCTCCCCGAGCGCGAGGGACAGCAGTCCGCCAAGCGAGTTCCCCGCGACGTGCGGCTTTTCGATCCCGAGCCGCCGGAACAACCGCGCGAACGTCTCGAGCGCCGGCTCGATCCCGTAGGCCCCATCCCGATGCGGCGACTCCCCGAACCCGGGCAGGTCAACCGCGATCACGTCCCGGTGCGGCGCCAGCAACGGCACCACGGGATCCCACGCCTGCCGCCGATGCCCGACCCCGTGGATCAACACCAGCGGCGCGCCTTCCCCCACGCGTGTGTAGACGACGTCGTCCATGATCGAGAGCGTAAGCGCTGGTGGCGGGGATTTCTAGTACTTCGAGTAACAGTTACTCTCGCGTCCGCCTTTTGCTGGGGTGGCTGGCGGACAACTCGGGCCAACCCCCACGACGAGCACAGCCGTAACACCCGCCCCGGCCGCACCGATGACCCGGACGCCGCATTGCGACACGCACCCGGGGAGCGCATGGAACTGCAGATCGTCCTGACCGTGATCGTGGTCGTCGGGGTTTTGGTGGGCGGGACGATCTTCAGCGCCTGGCGGGCCGAGCGCGCCGAAGACCGGGAGCGGGAGCGCGACGCCGAGCAAGAGCCTGGCCAATCGGCTTGACACCACCTCGGCCAGATGGCCGACCCCCGGCCGGAGCACCTGGCTCTTCGACCGAAGTGGCCGGGGCCCAAGATCCATAACGTTCAAGCCATGACGAACGCACAGGTCACGGCCCTGCAGTACGGCCTCATCGGGTTCCTCGCGGTGTGGGCGACGATCCTCGTCCCCCAGCTGGTGCTGCAGTTCGCCCGCTATGGGCGGCCATGGGTGCGCGGGCTGGTGACCACGGCCGCCGTCGTGTTCTACGCGTGCATGACGCTTGCCGTTGTGTTTCTGCCGTTGCCCGGGCCGCACAGTCGGCGGCTCGAGCAGACCGTGCAGTTGCGGCCGTTCCAGTGGATCAGCGACATCCACACCGAACTGCTGAAGCACGGCCTGTCGACCTCGCACTGGTTCACCACTCAGACCTTCCAGCAGGTCGCGCTGAACGTGCTGCTGTTCGTGCCGCTGGGGGTGTTCGCCCGGATCCTGTGGCGCCGCGGGCTGGTCGGGACGCTGGCGATCGGCGCCGCCGCTTCACTGGCCATCGAGATCACGCAGCTCACCGCGAACTTCGGCACCGCGCCGTTCGTCTACCGCATCTTCGACGTCGACGACATCATGACCAACACGGTCGGCGCCGGCGTCGGCTGGCTCTTCGCGGCTTTGCTGCTCGCTCTGCGCGCCGTTCCTTCAGCGGTCCACGCGCAGACGTCCCGGCGCGAGCGGGTCGACCTCGCCCATACGCGCTAACCGGGCCTTGCGCCGCAGCGCCGCCCGCTTGGCGGCGCGCCGGTCCTCCAGGACCACGATCAGCGCGGCGACGGCGATGACCAGGGCCACCAGCCCGAGAACGAGCGAAACCGGCACGTGGCCTCCTCTCCGACGTCGTTGTGCGAGAGATCACACAGGCTACCTAGCCCGGTGGCGGCTTCGCTACCCCGTGTGCGGAGAACCAGTCCCGGTCAGCGGTCACCCAGCGGTCGAAAGCCAGATCGGCCGAGGTCAGGGCCTTGCTGAGGGCTTCGGGAGACAGCCGGCGGCAGGTGAATTCCTGCCGCCAAGCCTCGCCGCCGACGCTGTATCGGACGGCCGCGGACAGCAGGTCGCCATCGCGGGCGACGTCCTCCAGCGCGACGGCCACGTCGCCCAGCTGCCCGCCCGAACCGCTCGCCACGCGGTCGAACCACTCCGGCTGATGCCATTCGACCAGCACCACCCCGCCGGGAACGAGATGTCGCCGGGCTGCCGCCAGCAGCGCCCGCGCTTCCACCGGGTCAGGCGTGTTGAGCAGGTGGCTGCCGAGCAGCACGACGTCGAAGCACCGCCCCAGCCTCAGGTCGCCGATCCGCGAGCAGACCGTCTCGGCCTCGCGGACGTGCGCGAGCATCTCCGGCGAGTCATCCACCGCGACGACTCGGTGGCCGAGCGCCACGAGCGGATGCGTCACGCGGCCACACCCGCTGCCCAGCTCCAGGATCGAAGCGCCGGCAGGCACCGCGCCGTGCACGATCTCGGGTTCCCCCGACGTCGGCAGCCGGAGGTAGACGTCCACCGGGCAACCGACGGCCGTGACACCCATGGCGCCCAGCGTGCCGGAGACTGGGCGGCATGAGCACCCGGCCGACGAAGGAACAGCTCGCCGCCGCGTATGGCACCACCGTTCCGGACGTGGTGGCGCCCGGCCTCGATGTGCTGTTCTGCGGCATCAATCCGAGCCTCTACTCCGCCGTGCTCGGCGTGCATTTCGCGCGGCCCGGCAACCGGTTCTGGCCGGCCCTGCATCGCAGCGGTTTCACGCCGCGGCAGTTCGACCCGAGTGAGCAGCACGAGCTCCTCGCGTTGAAGCTCGGCGTCACCAACGTCGTGGACCGGGCCACCGCGCGGGCGGACGAGCTGGACGACGAAGAGCTGCGCGCGGGCGGCCAGGCGCTGGTCGCGAAGGTCGAGCAGGCGAAACCGCGCTGGCTGGCCGTACTGGGCATCACGGCTTATCGCCTCGCGTTCGGCGAGTCGAAGGCGCGTGTCGGGCGTCAAGCAGGCATGATCGGGGCCACGAACGTGTGGGCACTGCCCAACCCGAGCGGCCTCAACGCCCATTGGACGCCTGTCGGACTGGCTGAGGAGTTCGCCGCGCTCCGCACACAGCTTGTTACCGAGCGTCCATCTAACGGGTTACACCCTCAGTAGCAGACCGACGTACGAACTCGGCTGAAGCCCGTCGAATAGGCCCTGATCACAGCCACTTTTCTACGGAGAGTTTGCTGCGACCAACCGATACGGCCATGAGGGGGAAACTGCGTCACGAGGGGCCTCCCAGGGACTCGAATCAGAGACAAGGTGTCGTTCCCGTCCGGTCCCAGCAGGGGGGATCGGGTGGCGCCGGACGGCACGCCGGGGGGCGTGCCGAGTAGTCCGGAAGCCCGGGAACGACCTGGAGTACGGAGGCCCGAGATGCGCGGCATCGAGCCCCACCGACCGACCGTCACGCCGGGGCAGCCCGGCGCGAGCCGCAGCCTCGGGGTCGCAGTGGTCGATCCCATTCCGATCTTCCGCGAGGGCCTGGCCGCGATGGTGCACCGCAGCCCCGGCCTGCACTGGGCGGGCCAGGCGGCGAGCCACCACTCCGCGCTCCAGCTGTGCGAACAGGTGCGCCCCGACGTCGTCATCCTCGACTCGGCGCTGGACCCCAATGGCCACCTCACCAAGCTGCTGGCCTCGGGCGATCCGGCATTGCTGCTGGTCGTGCTGGTCCGCGACGCGAACCGGACGCAGCAGTACCTGGCCACCGCCATCGGCGCGGGCGCGCACGCGATCGTGCCGCGCTCGGTGGACCCGCGCCGGCTCGCGGAGGCCATCCGGCGCGCGCACTCCGACCGTCGTTACATCGACCCGGCGCTGGCCGCGCTCACCGCCAGACCAAAACGGCAGCCGTCCCCCAGAGCGGCGCCGGACGCGGACCACCTGGCGCAGCCGAAGGGCGCGATGCCGCTTTCGCGCCGTGAGTACCAGGTGTTGCAACTCGTGGCCGAAGGCTTGGAGAACTCGGCGATCGCGAAGCTGCTGTTCCTGTCCGTGGAAACGGTCCGGACGCACGTGAAGAGCATCCTGCGCAAGCTTTCCGCACGCGACCGGACACATGCCGTGACCATCGCGTTCCGCACCGGCATCCTGATCCCGCGCGCGGACGACGGCCACAACCCCGCGCCCGCCCAGCCCGCCGTGGCGCGCGGCACCCCCTGACCTCGTCGTCCAGGTGGATGTGGGTTTTTCGGCTGAATTCCACCCCTGGAAGCAGGGTTTCACTTGCTCGGAGTTACTCGTAGGTAATATCCTGAAGTTACCGGCGAGTAAGGGAACTGCGCCCGGCCGGAAAGCCGAACACAAAACGGAGTGACGACATGGGCCACTACAAGAGCAACGTCCGAGACCTGGAGTTCAACCTCTTCGAGGTGCTCGGCGTACAGGAACGCCTGGGCAAGGGCGTGCTCGCCGAATCGGACGAGGAGACCGCGCGCGGGGTGCTGACCGAGCTGAACAAGCTCGCCACCGGCCCGCTGGCCGAGTCCTACGCCGATGCGGACCGGAACCCGCCGGTGTACGACCCCAAGACGTTCAGCGTCAAGATCCCCGAGTCGTTCAAGAAGAGCTACCAGCAGCTGATGGACGGCGAGTGGTGGCGCCTCGGGCTGACCAACGACCTCGGCGGCTTCGGCCTGCCCCCGACGGTGCAGTGGGCCGCGGCCGAGCTGATCCTCGGCGCGAACGCCCCGCTGTTCATGTACATGGCGGGCCCGAACTTCGCGATGATCGTGAACAAGAACGGCACCGAAGAGCAGCAGCACTGGGCGCAGATCATGATCGACCGCGCCTGGGGCGCGACGATGGTGCTGACCGAGCCGGACGCCGGCTCCGACGTCGGCGCGGGCCGCACCAAGGCCGTCAAGCAGGAAGACGGCTCCTGGCACATCGACGGCGTGAAGCGGTTCATCACCTCCGCCGAGCACGACATGAGCGAAAACATCATGCACCTCGTGCTGGCGCGTCCCGAGGGCCCCGGCATCGAGACCAAGCCCGGCACGAAGGGCCTTTCGCTCTTCCTGGTGCCGAAGTACCACTTCGACTCGAAGACCGGCGAGCTGGGCGAGCGCAACGGCGCCTACGTCACCAACGTCGAGCACAAGATGGGCATCAAGGCGTCCACCACCTGCGAGCTGACCTTCGGCCAGCACGGCACCCCGGCCAAGGGCTGGCTGCTCGGCGAGGTGCACAACGGCATCGCGCAGATGTTCCAGGTCATCGAGTACGCCCGGATGATGGTCGGCACCAAGGCCATCGCCACGCTGTCCACCGGCTACCTGAACGCGCGCGACTACGCCAAGGAGCGCGTGCAGGGCGCCGACCTGCCGAACATGCTGAACAAGGCCGCGCCGCGCGTCACGATCACGCACCACCCGGACGTCCGCCGTTCGCTGATGCTGCAGAAGGCGTACGCGGAGGGCCTGCGCGCGGTGTACCTGTACACGGCTTCGTTCCAGGACCAGCTGTGGACCGGCGAAGGCGACGAGGCTTCGCTGAAGCTGGCGCACGGCGTCAACGACCTGCTGCTGCCGATCGTCAAGGGCGTCGGCTCCGAGCGCGCGACCGAGCAGCTCGTGCAGTCGCTGCAGACCCTTGGCGGGTCCGGCTTCCTGCAGGACTACCCCATCGAGCAGTACATCCGCGACGCGAAGATCGACTCGCTGTACGAGGGCACCACGGCGATCCAGTCGCTGGACTTCTTCTTCCGCAAGATCGTCCGCGACAAGGGCCAGTCGCTCGCGTACGTGGCCGGCGAGATCACGAAGTTCCTCGAAGCCGAGGCGGGCAACGGCCGGCTCAAGAACGAGCGCGCGCTGCTGAAGCAGGCCCTCGAGGACACGCAGGGCATGCTCGGCTCGCTGATCGGCTACCTGACCGCTTCGCAGGAGGACTCGCAGAGCATCAACAAGGTCGGCCAGCACACGGTGCGGCTGCTGATGTCGGTGGGCGACCTGCTGGTCGGCTGGCAGCTGCTCAAGGGCGCCGAGGTGGCCATCGCCAAGCTGGACGCCGGCGCATCGGCCAAGGACGTGCCGTTCTACGAGGGCAAGGTCGCCGTGGCCTCGTTCTTCGCCAAGTCCGTGCTGCCGGAGCTGACCGCGCGCCGCGCGATCGTCGAGACGGCCGACAACACGCTGATGGACCTGGACGAGGCGGCCTTCTGAGCCACTGAGCGAGAAAAACCCCCGGTGCCCGCGCACCGGGGGTTTTTCTTTCGGGTGACTTCGCCGGTTGTGACTGGCGGGGCGGTGGTGCCCGGTGGGTGTAATGCCCTGGAACCGAGGTTTCGACCGCCCCGGCGAGGGGAATTCCGACAGCGTCCGCGGCCGGTACCGCGGACTCCGTTTCAGGCAGAGGAGTTTCGATGACCGTCTCAGGCATCATCAGCGCCATCGTGATCGGCTTGATCCTCGGCCTGCTCGGCCGGTTGTTCGCGCCCGGCAAGCAGTCCATCCCGATCTGGCTGACGATCGTGGTCGGCATCGTGGCGGCCTTCGTCGGCACCTGGATCGCCCGCGGGATCGGCTACGCCGACACGAAGGGCATCGACTGGCTCGAGATCATCACGCAGGTGGTGATCGCCGCGATCGGCGTCAGCCTGGTGGCCGGGATCTACGGCAGGCGCAGCGTCAACAGGTAGCACCTTCGGTTCTCGTTCGCTCCCGATCCGGCCCGCTTTGCTTGACAGCGGGCCGGATCGGCCTTTTCCGGGCCGTTATTTTGTCCACATCGGACACTCAGACAACGGCAGCTCGATCTTCAGCTAGCACAACACGATCGGCTGCGGCGCATAAGTCGTGTTGCGGGTTTCCTCGCGGATTTCGTTGCCGGTAGCCAAATCGTAGAAGACCCGGGTGTCCGAAACGCTGAACCCGGTGGCACCGACCGAGGCCTGGCAGGTGCCGTCCGGGCCGGGGCCGAACTGGATGGGCGGCGAGACCTGGTTCGTCTCAGCGCCCGTGCGGCCTTCCACCCGGTACTGCTTGGTGCCCCAGATCCGCACCGTCACCGAGCCGCCGCCGGCGTAGGCCTGGATGGCGAAGCCGGTCGGCATGGTGTCCGCGATCTTCAGCTCCACCGGGTTTCCCGACGCGTCGACGGCCGCCGCGTCGCGGCCCGCCGGGTAGCGGTCCAGGTAGTGGTCGTGCGCGGCGTGGCCGCCGTCGCCGAGGCCGGCCAGGTACGCCGCGTTGTACAAAGTGGACGCGAGCTGCGAAACTCCGCCGCCCACCACCGAAGGGCCCGTGCCGTCCTCGTCGACGGGTGCGCTGACGTAGCCGTTCGCCGTGGTCCGGGCGCCCGAGCGCGCGCCGAGGCTGAACGTCTCGCCCGGCTTCACGATGGCGCCCGAGACGCGGTCGGCGAGCGTCTGGATGTTCGTGGCCGCCGGGCCGCTGAAGCCGCTGGTGGTGAACTCGCCGATCACCTCCTTGATGCCCAGCGCCGACGCCGCTTCCGTGGTCATGCTCGGCTTCGTCGCGTCGTACGCCACGCTCAGGTCCCGGCCGTCCGGCTTCGCCAGCACCTGCGTGATCGGCTTGAAAGTGTTGGCCCAGTTGATCTTCCGCGCGTCCTCGGACGGCTGCACGGCCGGCACGCCCGCGGTGAACACGATCTGCGCGTCGCGCCCGTCGGTCTCGGTCGACGCCAGGTCCGCCTGCACGGCCTGCTGCAGCTTGCCCTGGTCGATCCGCAGCTCCAGGCTGCCGCCGTCGCGCGGCGCGAACTGGAACGACGCCGCGATGGCGGCCGGCGTCAGCGTCGCGTCCTTGTCCTGGCCGTGCACCACGACGGGCTTCGCCACCGCGGGCGTCACCACCTGCTCCAGCAGCGCGTGCACTCCGGCCGACGTCGATTTCGGCGGCGTCACGTCCATCCGCAGCGGCACGCCGCCCGGCGCGAGCCAGTCCGCGATCACCGCCTGCACCGCCGCGGGAATGTCGGTCAGCGACTGGCCCTGTCGCGGCTCGACGGGGTACGGCGTCACGTCCGTCCCGGCCTTCGGCAGGAACCCGATGCTGCCCTCGACCAGCGGGTGGTTCAGCCGCACGTCGGCCAGCGACTGCACCGCCTGGCGGACCTCCTGCTGGTCCGAGCGCGTGACCACCCCGACCTCGCGGGTGCTGAAGAACGACATGATCCGCGTGATCGGGCTCAACGGCTGGTGCCCGGCCTGCGCGAGGGTCGCCGGCCAGTCCAGGCCGAGGCCGGACTCGGCGGGTAGCAACGTCGTCGTGACGTCGCCGCCGTGCACCTGCACCGGCTGCGTCAGCCGCGGCTGGAGCTCGGCGCGCAGCTTGGCCTCGGCGTCGGCGTGCGAGAGGCCGCCGACGTCGATGCCCGCCACGACCACCCCACGCGGCACGTCGCCCGCGCTGACGATCAGGTCGAGGCCGTACAGCAGCACGAACAACCCCATCAGACCGCCGACGACCATGAACGTGCGGCCGATCTTGCGGCGGACCCGCCGCGCCGGCGTATCGGGCGGCGGGGGCGAGCCGACGACGGCGAAGATCTCCGTGGCCAGGTCGTCCGGGAGAAGGTCTTCGGAGAGCGAGCCGGCGGCCCGGTCTTCCTCGGAACCGTGCAGCAGGTCGTCGAAGAAGAGGTCTTGCGAGGTCTCGTCTTCGCGCACGCCTGCCCTCCCCCTGTCCCGAGCTACAGGTACAGCCCCGTGCCGTGTT includes the following:
- a CDS encoding VanW family protein, whose product is MREDETSQDLFFDDLLHGSEEDRAAGSLSEDLLPDDLATEIFAVVGSPPPPDTPARRVRRKIGRTFMVVGGLMGLFVLLYGLDLIVSAGDVPRGVVVAGIDVGGLSHADAEAKLRAELQPRLTQPVQVHGGDVTTTLLPAESGLGLDWPATLAQAGHQPLSPITRIMSFFSTREVGVVTRSDQQEVRQAVQSLADVRLNHPLVEGSIGFLPKAGTDVTPYPVEPRQGQSLTDIPAAVQAVIADWLAPGGVPLRMDVTPPKSTSAGVHALLEQVVTPAVAKPVVVHGQDKDATLTPAAIAASFQFAPRDGGSLELRIDQGKLQQAVQADLASTETDGRDAQIVFTAGVPAVQPSEDARKINWANTFKPITQVLAKPDGRDLSVAYDATKPSMTTEAASALGIKEVIGEFTTSGFSGPAATNIQTLADRVSGAIVKPGETFSLGARSGARTTANGYVSAPVDEDGTGPSVVGGGVSQLASTLYNAAYLAGLGDGGHAAHDHYLDRYPAGRDAAAVDASGNPVELKIADTMPTGFAIQAYAGGGSVTVRIWGTKQYRVEGRTGAETNQVSPPIQFGPGPDGTCQASVGATGFSVSDTRVFYDLATGNEIREETRNTTYAPQPIVLC
- a CDS encoding GlsB/YeaQ/YmgE family stress response membrane protein, yielding MTVSGIISAIVIGLILGLLGRLFAPGKQSIPIWLTIVVGIVAAFVGTWIARGIGYADTKGIDWLEIITQVVIAAIGVSLVAGIYGRRSVNR
- a CDS encoding acyl-CoA dehydrogenase — its product is MGHYKSNVRDLEFNLFEVLGVQERLGKGVLAESDEETARGVLTELNKLATGPLAESYADADRNPPVYDPKTFSVKIPESFKKSYQQLMDGEWWRLGLTNDLGGFGLPPTVQWAAAELILGANAPLFMYMAGPNFAMIVNKNGTEEQQHWAQIMIDRAWGATMVLTEPDAGSDVGAGRTKAVKQEDGSWHIDGVKRFITSAEHDMSENIMHLVLARPEGPGIETKPGTKGLSLFLVPKYHFDSKTGELGERNGAYVTNVEHKMGIKASTTCELTFGQHGTPAKGWLLGEVHNGIAQMFQVIEYARMMVGTKAIATLSTGYLNARDYAKERVQGADLPNMLNKAAPRVTITHHPDVRRSLMLQKAYAEGLRAVYLYTASFQDQLWTGEGDEASLKLAHGVNDLLLPIVKGVGSERATEQLVQSLQTLGGSGFLQDYPIEQYIRDAKIDSLYEGTTAIQSLDFFFRKIVRDKGQSLAYVAGEITKFLEAEAGNGRLKNERALLKQALEDTQGMLGSLIGYLTASQEDSQSINKVGQHTVRLLMSVGDLLVGWQLLKGAEVAIAKLDAGASAKDVPFYEGKVAVASFFAKSVLPELTARRAIVETADNTLMDLDEAAF